In Opitutaceae bacterium TAV5, one genomic interval encodes:
- a CDS encoding LacI family transcriptional regulator — translation MKMKADSFIPAAKPRLRDVAEKADVSIGTVSRVLNGKADVAEDLAERVLLAARSLGYTRRAPAAQATVQASNDVAVIGYLVDSPNLARVTADPFLQHFLIGIEDGVNRNNGHLLFATCGEEVARGAIPAMVAENRVQGVILKPSPTTSDTWIRKLNELVPVIMLMNSSEDRSIFSVMCDNYAATYQILRYLRELGHRRIAFLSVDDLGQAPSVLHFERMDAYRKYAGSLGCVEDPAYIQVPTRDHGRETLSEVIEKGLKNLLALGKGERPTAVVCATDTYAFALLALAGRYGIEVPRDLSVVGYMNIDTCEHSVPPLTSVSLSGDEVGRVAVNLLYERLQNPSMMVRHVSVGTRLVERLSCAPAPDS, via the coding sequence ATGAAAATGAAGGCTGATTCTTTTATCCCTGCTGCCAAACCCCGCCTGCGCGACGTTGCCGAGAAGGCGGACGTGTCGATCGGCACCGTGAGCCGCGTGCTCAACGGCAAGGCTGACGTCGCGGAGGATCTGGCGGAACGGGTTCTGCTGGCCGCCCGGTCGCTGGGTTATACCCGTCGTGCTCCGGCCGCACAGGCGACCGTGCAGGCGTCGAATGATGTCGCGGTGATCGGTTACCTGGTGGATTCACCCAATCTGGCCCGGGTGACCGCCGATCCGTTCCTGCAGCATTTTCTGATTGGCATCGAGGACGGGGTAAACCGCAACAACGGTCATCTGCTTTTTGCCACCTGCGGAGAGGAAGTGGCGCGCGGGGCGATTCCGGCGATGGTTGCCGAGAATCGCGTGCAGGGCGTCATTCTGAAGCCCAGCCCGACCACGTCCGACACCTGGATTCGCAAACTCAACGAGCTTGTCCCGGTCATCATGCTGATGAACAGCAGCGAGGATCGGTCGATCTTCTCTGTCATGTGCGACAACTACGCGGCGACGTACCAGATTCTTCGTTACCTGAGGGAGCTGGGGCACCGGCGGATCGCGTTTCTGTCGGTGGATGATCTGGGACAAGCGCCGTCCGTTCTGCACTTCGAGCGGATGGATGCATATCGGAAATATGCCGGTTCCCTCGGCTGCGTGGAAGACCCGGCGTATATCCAGGTTCCGACGCGTGATCACGGACGGGAGACTTTGTCGGAGGTGATCGAGAAGGGGTTGAAAAATCTCCTGGCCCTCGGGAAGGGCGAGCGCCCGACCGCCGTGGTCTGCGCAACGGATACGTACGCTTTCGCCCTGCTGGCTCTGGCCGGCCGCTATGGCATCGAGGTGCCGCGCGATCTGAGCGTGGTCGGCTACATGAACATCGACACCTGCGAGCACTCGGTGCCGCCGTTGACCAGCGTGTCGCTCTCGGGTGACGAGGTGGGACGGGTGGCGGTCAACCTTCTTTACGAGCGCCTGCAGAATCCGTCGATGATGGTGCGCCACGTGAGCGTGGGCACGCGTCTGGTCGAGCGGCTGTCGTGCGCGCCGGCACCGGATTCCTGA
- a CDS encoding N-terminal cleavage protein produces MNTRKTSSPPLSAFTLVELLVVIAIIGILAGIIIPVVGRVRLSAADATCKSNVRQLTTAYILFMNEHKMRSLPVAFGPDTPNEWLAQSENHNLPGFYLLRYYYKPGPRYLWTSDNKGIREKIEHCPAAKMTGLIHPTQTDASAFNVDYGVRQIATNTPTNFGLRTQPTRIPLVWDHFGSDWKNSDSDKKKTRIPLRHRGKRSINCGFLDGHVAYVDGDEKDGRLFMQYWAYVTKDGDPRESDLRNGTKLGVTEMPES; encoded by the coding sequence ATGAATACCCGAAAAACATCGAGTCCCCCCCTGTCTGCGTTTACCCTGGTCGAGCTGCTGGTCGTGATTGCGATCATCGGCATTCTGGCCGGCATCATCATCCCCGTGGTGGGGCGCGTGCGTCTCAGCGCGGCGGATGCGACATGCAAGAGCAACGTGCGGCAACTGACGACGGCCTACATCCTGTTCATGAACGAGCACAAAATGCGCTCGCTGCCGGTTGCATTCGGGCCAGACACGCCGAATGAATGGCTGGCTCAATCCGAAAACCACAACCTCCCGGGCTTTTATCTCCTGCGCTACTACTACAAGCCGGGGCCGCGCTATCTCTGGACGTCCGACAACAAGGGGATACGCGAAAAAATCGAACACTGTCCCGCCGCAAAGATGACCGGACTGATTCACCCGACTCAGACAGATGCCAGTGCGTTCAACGTGGACTATGGCGTCAGGCAAATAGCCACCAATACGCCGACCAACTTCGGGCTGCGCACACAACCGACGCGTATTCCCCTCGTATGGGATCATTTCGGTTCTGACTGGAAAAACAGCGACTCGGATAAGAAGAAGACGCGTATTCCGCTGCGGCATCGAGGCAAGCGTTCCATCAACTGCGGTTTTCTGGACGGCCACGTGGCCTACGTTGACGGAGACGAGAAGGACGGACGCCTCTTCATGCAGTACTGGGCCTACGTAACCAAAGACGGAGATCCGCGGGAAAGCGACCTCCGCAATGGTACAAAGCTGGGCGTGACCGAAATGCCGGAATCCTGA
- a CDS encoding GDSL family lipase, with translation MMFLGDSITAGWGGNGKAVWAERYAPLKAANFGIGGDRTEHVLWRLQNGALGGGIRPKVVVLMIGTNNTGRDSAEQIAEGVTAIVAEIGKRAPQAKVLLLDVFPRGEKPDNDRRAKIAAINAIIEKLDDGRRVFFLPIGQKFVQPDGTISKAIMPDFLHLSAPGYRIWADAIDAKLGELLK, from the coding sequence GTGATGTTTCTCGGCGACTCGATCACCGCCGGCTGGGGCGGCAACGGCAAGGCCGTGTGGGCCGAGCGCTACGCTCCCCTCAAGGCGGCCAATTTCGGCATCGGCGGCGACCGCACCGAACACGTGCTCTGGCGCCTGCAAAACGGCGCGCTCGGCGGCGGCATCAGGCCGAAGGTCGTGGTGCTCATGATCGGCACCAACAATACCGGACGCGACAGCGCGGAACAGATCGCCGAGGGCGTGACCGCCATCGTGGCCGAAATCGGCAAACGCGCCCCGCAGGCGAAGGTGTTGCTCCTCGACGTCTTCCCGCGCGGCGAAAAACCCGACAACGACCGCCGCGCCAAGATCGCCGCGATCAACGCGATCATTGAGAAACTCGACGACGGGCGGCGGGTGTTTTTCCTGCCGATCGGCCAGAAATTCGTGCAGCCCGACGGCACGATCAGCAAGGCGATCATGCCCGATTTCCTGCACCTGAGCGCCCCCGGCTACAGGATCTGGGCCGATGCGATCGACGCGAAACTGGGCGAGTTGCTGAAATAG
- a CDS encoding 3-ketoacyl-ACP reductase — translation MSTTSANENSSAQPAPQRTALVTGAGRGIGKAIAEVLAAAGHTVICVSKSAETCGAVAAGINAAGTGIGGKAVARAVDVADGAAVTAAAEAFLKEFGKIDILVNNAGITRDGLLARMSEDDWNAVLTTNLTSCFHWTKAIGWPMCRNRWGRIVNISSVSGLMGNAGQANYAAAKAGMVGFTKSVAKEFARRNVTANVVAPGFIKTDMTSVLNEEVQKAATSLIPMQRFGEAADIAHAVAFLASEQASYITGQVFTVDGGMSM, via the coding sequence ATGTCCACCACCTCCGCCAACGAAAATTCGTCCGCACAACCTGCGCCGCAGCGCACCGCCCTCGTTACCGGCGCCGGCCGCGGCATCGGCAAGGCCATCGCCGAAGTCCTCGCCGCCGCGGGCCACACCGTCATCTGCGTCTCGAAATCCGCCGAAACCTGCGGCGCGGTCGCCGCGGGCATCAACGCCGCCGGTACCGGGATCGGCGGAAAAGCCGTGGCCCGCGCCGTCGATGTGGCGGACGGAGCCGCCGTCACCGCCGCCGCGGAGGCGTTTTTAAAGGAATTCGGCAAGATCGACATCCTCGTGAACAACGCGGGCATCACCCGCGACGGCCTGCTCGCCCGCATGAGCGAGGACGACTGGAACGCCGTCCTCACCACGAACCTCACGAGTTGCTTCCACTGGACGAAGGCCATCGGCTGGCCCATGTGCCGCAACCGCTGGGGCCGTATCGTCAACATCTCGTCCGTCTCCGGCCTCATGGGCAACGCCGGCCAGGCCAACTATGCCGCCGCCAAGGCCGGCATGGTCGGTTTCACCAAGTCCGTGGCCAAGGAGTTCGCCCGGCGCAACGTCACCGCCAACGTCGTCGCCCCCGGTTTCATCAAGACCGACATGACCTCCGTCCTCAACGAGGAGGTGCAGAAAGCCGCCACGTCCCTGATCCCGATGCAGCGTTTTGGCGAAGCGGCGGACATCGCTCATGCCGTGGCCTTTCTCGCTTCGGAGCAGGCGAGTTACATCACCGGCCAGGTTTTTACCGTTGACGGCGGCATGTCGATGTGA
- the acpP gene encoding acyl carrier protein (carries the fatty acid chain in fatty acid biosynthesis) gives MADQKTIEQRVKEIIVNQLNVNEEQITPQASFLDDLGADSLDTVELIMAFEEEFKDEIKGEIPESDAEKLRTVGQVVDYINGKAAQA, from the coding sequence ATGGCTGACCAAAAAACCATCGAACAACGCGTTAAGGAAATCATCGTTAATCAGCTTAACGTGAACGAAGAGCAGATTACCCCGCAGGCATCTTTCCTGGATGACCTCGGAGCGGACTCTCTCGACACGGTCGAGCTGATCATGGCCTTCGAAGAGGAATTCAAGGACGAGATCAAGGGAGAGATCCCCGAATCCGATGCCGAGAAGCTCCGCACCGTCGGCCAGGTGGTTGACTACATCAACGGCAAGGCTGCGCAGGCCTGA
- a CDS encoding ribonuclease BN — translation MSAATLIHRCTRIYRHEIWRPDFLTDRSLRGRIYAVLRVVSITVTGIVETKAFSRAAALSFSSMLGLGPLVAIAMLVAGFVLDRQDPHLAVNTLNRIIRFIAPQVTQYEQLEDGFDMEDADEAVIDRPVRSDIVSAATLHLRPRGVAQQARASQAAATPAVRGPDSAAEGAGTEPADATGDTSADAAAGEGQVEVNPELVKLIDGFIDGSKSSTAGVVGVVTLIVIVLQLFTTVENVFNEIWGVRRGRSWTMRIVYYWTVLTLGAVLFFATVTALSAGAYLNFFKKNMPFGLGETIAPLLSWMLPSLSIVMLVAVLTLFYKFIPNTRVLWRGAAIGAAVVAALVVANNYLAFLYLSKVVQQRSFFGSLGILPILMFGLYIFWLFILLGGQVSYAVQNVHFRNSQAAWNTLAESMRERLSLTVLLRIGRRFRDCLPPCTASDLGAQLGVPTQVLNECLNRLVQMALLSPVPPSDEGADTELRYQPARPLNRMTLADFKQLDDDHGGDPTGPALVDADPIVQRYDQELKAQRQLEFFTKTIDELIAESPMPAARG, via the coding sequence ATGTCCGCCGCCACGCTCATCCATCGTTGCACGCGTATTTACCGGCACGAGATCTGGCGACCGGATTTTCTGACGGACCGTTCCCTGCGCGGGCGCATCTACGCCGTCCTGCGCGTGGTTTCGATCACCGTTACCGGCATCGTCGAGACCAAGGCTTTCAGCCGCGCCGCGGCACTGAGTTTTTCCTCCATGCTCGGCCTCGGCCCGCTCGTGGCCATCGCCATGCTGGTGGCCGGCTTCGTGCTCGACCGGCAGGATCCGCATCTGGCGGTCAACACCCTCAACCGCATCATCAGGTTCATCGCCCCGCAGGTGACCCAGTACGAGCAACTGGAGGACGGGTTTGACATGGAGGATGCCGACGAGGCCGTCATCGATCGGCCGGTGCGCAGCGATATCGTCAGCGCGGCCACGCTGCACCTGCGGCCCCGCGGGGTGGCGCAGCAGGCCCGCGCCAGCCAGGCGGCGGCCACGCCGGCGGTACGGGGACCGGATTCCGCCGCCGAAGGAGCGGGGACCGAACCGGCCGATGCGACGGGTGACACGTCCGCCGACGCCGCTGCCGGCGAAGGCCAGGTGGAGGTCAACCCGGAACTGGTGAAGCTGATCGACGGTTTTATCGATGGCTCGAAATCGAGCACGGCGGGCGTCGTCGGCGTGGTCACGCTGATCGTGATCGTATTACAGCTCTTCACGACGGTGGAGAATGTGTTCAATGAAATCTGGGGCGTGCGGCGGGGGCGGAGCTGGACGATGCGCATCGTCTATTACTGGACGGTGCTGACGCTCGGCGCGGTGCTTTTTTTCGCCACGGTGACGGCGCTTTCGGCCGGCGCGTACCTCAACTTTTTCAAGAAAAACATGCCTTTCGGCCTGGGCGAGACGATCGCCCCGCTGCTGAGCTGGATGCTGCCCTCGCTGTCGATCGTGATGCTGGTGGCGGTGCTGACGCTTTTCTACAAGTTTATCCCCAACACGCGTGTGCTCTGGCGCGGTGCGGCGATCGGAGCGGCGGTCGTGGCCGCGCTGGTCGTGGCGAACAACTACCTCGCCTTTCTCTATCTCTCGAAAGTGGTGCAGCAGCGCAGCTTTTTCGGGTCGCTGGGCATTCTGCCGATCCTGATGTTCGGGCTGTATATCTTCTGGCTGTTCATCCTGCTTGGCGGGCAGGTCAGCTACGCGGTGCAGAACGTGCATTTCCGCAACAGCCAGGCGGCCTGGAACACGCTGGCCGAATCGATGCGCGAGCGGCTTTCGCTGACGGTGCTCCTGCGCATCGGGCGACGTTTCCGCGACTGCCTGCCGCCTTGCACCGCATCGGACCTGGGCGCGCAACTGGGCGTGCCGACGCAGGTGCTCAACGAGTGCCTCAACCGGCTCGTGCAGATGGCGCTGCTTTCGCCGGTGCCGCCGTCCGATGAGGGCGCCGACACGGAGCTGCGCTACCAGCCGGCGCGTCCGCTCAACCGGATGACGCTGGCCGATTTCAAGCAACTGGACGACGACCACGGCGGCGACCCGACCGGCCCGGCGCTGGTCGATGCCGACCCGATCGTGCAACGCTACGACCAGGAACTGAAGGCGCAGCGGCAGCTGGAATTTTTTACGAAAACGATCGACGAGCTCATCGCCGAAAGCCCGATGCCCGCCGCCCGCGGGTGA
- a CDS encoding lysine 2,3-aminomutase — protein MAYTEDRSAWFDGQGLWQHIPASDWKSWTWQLRNRITRLEELERYMTLTPDERAGVLFASNKLSLAITPYFFNLIDRDDPADPLRLQVIPRAGESQLHAEEMLDSLGEDEHSPVPGLVHRYPDRVLFLVTDRCASYCRYCTRSRLVSNAQDYNFHPEYEQGLRYIESHPEVRDVLLSGGDPLLLADRKLDHLLGRLRAIPHVEFIRIGSRIPVFMPQRITPELCEVFKKHGPIWMSIHVNHPRECTAELRDACERLSFAGVPLGNQSVLLRGVNDDPDVMKALVHRLLRMRVRPYYLYQMDLITGGSHFKVDVRRGLEIIKSLRGHTTGYAIPQYVIDAPGGGGKVPMNPDYIEKITDDEVVFRNYEGHTFRYPLTSTLVPDKTPAGLAAAPAV, from the coding sequence ATGGCCTACACCGAAGACCGCTCCGCCTGGTTTGATGGCCAGGGACTCTGGCAACACATCCCGGCATCCGACTGGAAATCCTGGACCTGGCAGCTCCGCAACCGCATCACCCGGCTGGAGGAACTCGAACGCTACATGACGCTCACGCCCGACGAGCGCGCCGGCGTCCTCTTCGCCAGCAACAAGCTCTCGCTCGCGATCACGCCGTATTTTTTCAACCTCATCGATCGCGACGACCCCGCCGACCCGCTCCGCCTGCAGGTCATCCCGCGCGCCGGCGAGAGCCAGCTCCACGCCGAGGAGATGCTCGACTCGCTCGGTGAAGACGAACACTCCCCCGTCCCCGGCCTCGTGCACCGTTACCCGGACCGGGTGCTGTTTCTCGTCACCGACCGCTGCGCCAGCTACTGCCGTTACTGCACGCGCAGCCGCCTCGTTTCCAACGCGCAGGACTACAATTTCCATCCCGAATACGAACAGGGCCTGCGCTACATCGAATCGCACCCCGAGGTGCGCGACGTGCTTCTCTCCGGCGGCGACCCGCTGCTCCTCGCCGACCGCAAGCTCGACCACCTGCTGGGCCGGCTCCGCGCCATCCCGCATGTCGAGTTCATTCGCATCGGCTCGCGCATCCCGGTGTTCATGCCGCAACGCATCACGCCCGAACTGTGCGAGGTGTTCAAAAAGCACGGTCCGATCTGGATGAGCATCCACGTCAATCATCCGCGCGAATGCACCGCCGAGCTGCGCGATGCCTGCGAACGCCTTTCCTTCGCCGGCGTCCCCCTCGGCAACCAGAGCGTGCTCCTGCGCGGTGTCAACGACGACCCCGACGTGATGAAGGCGCTCGTCCATCGCCTGCTTCGCATGCGCGTGCGGCCCTATTATCTTTACCAGATGGACCTCATCACGGGCGGATCGCACTTCAAGGTCGATGTCCGCCGCGGTCTGGAAATCATAAAAAGCCTGCGCGGGCACACGACCGGGTATGCGATTCCCCAATACGTGATCGACGCTCCCGGCGGCGGCGGCAAGGTGCCGATGAATCCCGACTACATCGAAAAAATCACCGACGACGAAGTGGTCTTCCGCAACTACGAGGGCCACACCTTCCGTTATCCGCTGACCTCGACGCTCGTCCCGGACAAGACTCCCGCCGGTCTCGCGGCCGCCCCCGCCGTGTAG